TTGCAAAGCCGTCATATTTATAACCCCTTAACATCTCAATTATTTTTGATGCACTCTTTTTATATATAGCATTATCTAAATTTTTAAATGCATCCTCAAGGTAGTCCACTTCCGATACAACAACTTTATTACCTATACAAATATTAAATAAATCTACTAATATATCCTTAACTATAACTTGACTCCCATTAATTAATGGAAGAATTTTTTGAGATAATTGATAATCAAAGGCTACATTTTCATCTAATAATGATAATTTCTTATTTTCAACCATATAATATAGTATTTCTTCTCTAACTCTATACCCAAAATGTCTTTTACCTTTTTTTAATATCTCATTAATTTCTGCAATCCTATTATTAACTGTTATTGAATATTCTCTATATTCTTCTTCTATTTCCTGTGGAGAAAGATAAGTCGATTTTATAAAATCATTATGTATAACTATATCTCCTTTATCTTCTAAATACTCATTTTCTAAAAAAAGTTTATTTAAATTAACATCATTAAATTCTAAAGTATTAGCTCTGTCTAATACTTTTCTGCTAAATCCAAAAGTCGTATCGTCCATATTTACCGTTCCAACAATATATAGATTTTCTGGAATATAAATTTTATTTTCTATTCTAGATGGATTTTCTCCATTATTTATAGAATCACTTACAATAAAATTCCCATGCCTTCTTCTACTTTCTATCAAACTCAAATATTCACTAAAATAGTATTCTACTCTTGCTAGATTCATTTCATCTAAACATATAAAATATGGTAAATTTATATTTTTCAAAGCATCTTCTATAGCTTCAGTAAGAACTCCTTTTATGAATTTATCAGTTATATTCTTATATCCAAACAAATCAGCGCTATCATTCCAATCAGGTTTAACAGAAATCATACGAAATCTTTCATTTGTAGTGTTGGCACCTAATGCTTCTGCAAAAAGCCTAGTAAGTCTTGATTTACCAGTACCACTAATTCCTGCTAAAATTACAAATGGTTTTGTCTTTAAAGATAGATAAAAATTGCATAAATCGTTAAATTCATAAATGAATCCCACTGAATTTATATATTGGCTCACACCATTCAGGTATTCTTTTATTTCATGAGGTTTTAAATTTTCCCATTGTTTGTTTGAAACAAGTTCTTTTGATTTTTCATTTTTATAAAAAGATTGATTATCATCAATTAATGAAATA
This region of Acetoanaerobium noterae genomic DNA includes:
- a CDS encoding McrB family protein, which translates into the protein MNNNQVMHIILKYNNNVYAVDTINKHRSIIETKGKVVWGIIKPSENSPGVAKDKVIKIKDQISNNIETWAFFVTGGKVRAKGKIADILSKEEVSDKIYLVPEYYHKDLDRCVSGVLLEDITLIDSDIINKFERYGTEGGSVAVGNQTNPLYISLIDDNQSFYKNEKSKELVSNKQWENLKPHEIKEYLNGVSQYINSVGFIYEFNDLCNFYLSLKTKPFVILAGISGTGKSRLTRLFAEALGANTTNERFRMISVKPDWNDSADLFGYKNITDKFIKGVLTEAIEDALKNINLPYFICLDEMNLARVEYYFSEYLSLIESRRRHGNFIVSDSINNGENPSRIENKIYIPENLYIVGTVNMDDTTFGFSRKVLDRANTLEFNDVNLNKLFLENEYLEDKGDIVIHNDFIKSTYLSPQEIEEEYREYSITVNNRIAEINEILKKGKRHFGYRVREEILYYMVENKKLSLLDENVAFDYQLSQKILPLINGSQVIVKDILVDLFNICIGNKVVVSEVDYLEDAFKNLDNAIYKKSASKIIEMLRGYKYDGFATFWF